From Anopheles arabiensis isolate DONGOLA chromosome 3, AaraD3, whole genome shotgun sequence, a single genomic window includes:
- the LOC120904963 gene encoding CD109 antigen-like isoform X3, translated as MRRSTMFASKKDPAIRILSTSSSSLLAVCLVLSVVLVPAVQCEGHYSIVGAKLLRPNSEYHVAVTNQDVSEPIRFSLAITDASSVIAKQEITLNTGETRLVPFAIGDISESSYKLVAEGLSGLTFKNETDLEYQQKSFSVFVQTDKSIYKPGDTVRFRVLVLDPNTKPLQKADNISVHINDAKANRIKQWKEGKLVKGVFESELTLSTAPVLGAWTINVEVLGSKHNKVFEVDEYVLPKFEVTVESPGITTFKDGKVKAIIRSKYTYGKPVKGEATVSVSPEFQFHYVQPFAKDVITRKVIPIDGKGSVEFDLREDIHLEGDYSRNIVIEAVVEEELTGRKQNASAKVMIYDRRYKMELVKSDDNFKPGLPYTAWLKVSYQDGAPVQDQTNPVEVKQSSFESTTSVQNYTLDQNGMAKLEINTEVNSSYINVVGVYLGQEFYLHGISKAESDVDSYIRAQVLTEMPLVGKDVLVEVTSTSPMKYFTYQLLGRGDVLLSNTIAVPESKTQSFKFPATFAMVPRAKLVVYYIAPNGDMVSDSKVITFDSELQNFMKVSLSKEQSKPGQDVEISISTNPDSYVGLLGVDQSVLLLKSGNDITKQQVFSELEKYEERSYGFYRRKKRFAWNPHAEHRDFSTVGAFVMSNANDPPQRFRYVSLMMPMAAFGTSISLRSGPVTRPFSGLAAPGRAPVRASAPAPVRKEFPETWLWQTIAPASFSGEKTLQKKVPDTITSWIITGFSVNPIYGLGLTQQPRKLNVFLPFFVSTNLPYSVKRGEVVAIPIVVFNYMEDDQTAEVVLHNDEQEFDFADVENEVVESNKVELFRQKRLDIASNTGKSVSFMVKPKKLGHITIKVTAKTKIAGDAVERQLLVEPEGLPQFINKAAFIDLRAAPELTKTFEVEIPKNAVPDSTRIEVAVIGDVMGSTIQNLDSLIRMPYGCGEQNMLNFVPNIVVLDYLKATNKLTANIEAKAKKFMEAGYQRELSYKHRDGSFSAFGENDKSGSTWLTAFVARSFKQAANHITIDEGVIDKSLEWLSDHQAPNGSFPEVGVVSHKDMQGGSGSGVALTAYTLIAFLENINLVDKYKNTINKAIDYVYRNTESLDDTYALALAAYALQLADHSSKGLILSKLDTKATTDSDSKWWHKPIPETEQKNPWYSRPNSVNVEMSAYGMLAFLEAGLDTDALPIMKWLIGQRNDKGGFQSTQDTVVGLQALAKLAAKITSPNNDVTLTAKINENQEKRMTVNAENGMILQKFELPSAARNIEIQATGSGFAVVQLSYKYNMNVTGEWPRFVLDPQVNANTNPDYLHLSVCASFVPSAGQNVSNMAVMEVGFPSGFTADSDTLPSLENMPFIKKVETKDGDTTVVLYFDSLDQRELCPTISAFRTHKVAKQKPAPVVIYDYYDNSRIARQFYDGPKASLCDICENEDCGEACSIRSQKQRSSDSPSRQPTVEGTMQSGSQTVRVSFFTFLLATLLVRMFH; from the exons GGATGCAAGCAGCGTGATCGCCAAACAGGAGATTACGCTGAACACCGGTGAAACGCGGCTCGTACCGTTCGCT ATTGGTGATATTTCCGAGTCGTCGTACAAGCTGGTCGCCGAAGGGTTATCGGGCCTAACCTTTAAGAACGAAACCGATTTGGAGTATCAGCAGAAGAGCTTCTCGGTATTTGTGCAAACGGACAAATCCATCTACAAGCCGGGCGATACGGTGCGGTTCCGTGTGCTGGTACTCGACCCGAACACCAAACCCCTCCAGAAGGCGGACAACATTAGCGTGCACATTAACGACGCTAAAGCGAACCGCATCAAGCAGTGGAAGGAGGGCAAGCTGGTGAAGGGTGTGTTCGAGTCGGAGCTGACCCTCTCGACCGCCCCGGTGCTGGGCGCGTGGACCATCAACGTGGAAGTGCTGGGATCG AAACACAACAAAGTTTTTGAGGTGGATGAGTATGTGTTGCCGAAGTTTGAGGTTACGGTTGAGTCGCCCGGCATCACCACGTTCAAGGATGGTAAGGTGAAGGCGATCATTCGCTCGAAGTACACGTACGGCAAGCCGGTGAAGGGTGAGGCAACCGTGTCGGTCAGTCCCGAGTTCCAGTTCCATTACGTGCAGCCGTTCGCTAAGGATGTGATCACGCGCAAGGTGATCCCGATCGATGGCAAGGGTTCGGTTGAGTTCGATCTGCGCGAGGATATCCATCTGGAGGGTGATTACTCGCGTAACATCGTCATTGAGGCGGTGGTGGAGGAAGAGCTAACTGGACGGAAACAGAACGCCTCCGCCAAGGTGATGATCTACGATCGTCGCTACAAGATGGAGCTGGTAAAGTCGGACGATAACTTCAAGCCTGGGCTGCCGTACACGGCGTGGCTGAAGGTGTCCTACCAGGATGGTGCGCCAGTGCAGGACCAAACGAATCCGGTCGAAGTAAAGCAGTCTTCGTTCGAAAGCACCACATCGGTGCAGAACTACACGCTCGATCAGAACGGTATGGCAAAGCTAGAGATCAACACCGAGGTGAACAGCTCGTACATCAACGTGGTCGGTGTGTATCTGGGCCAGGAGTTTTATCTGCACGGCATTTCGAAGGCCGAATCGGACGTGGATTCGTACATTCGCGCTCAGGTGCTGACGGAGATGCCGCTGGTCGGTAAGGATGTGCTGGTGGAGGTGACCTCGACCAGCCCGATGAAGTACTTCACCTACCAGCTGCTCGGACGAGGAGATGTGCTGCTGAGTAATACGATCGCTGTGCCGGAAAGCAAAACGCAGTCGTTCAAATTCCCCGCCACCTTTGCGATGGTACCGAGGGCCAAGCTGGTTGTATACTATATTGCCCCGAACGGGGATATGGTCAGCGACAGCAAGGTGATCACCTTTGACAGTGAGCTGCAAAACTTT ATGAAAGTAAGCCTCTCGAAGGAGCAGTCGAAACCGGGTCAGGATGTGGAgatcagcatcagcaccaATCCGGACTCGTACGTCGGACTGCTCGGTGTCGATCAGAGCGTGCTGCTGCTCAAGAGCGGTAACGATATTACCAAGCAGCAGGTGTTTAGCGAGCTGGAGAAGTACGAGGAGCGCTCGTACGGGTTCTATCGCAGGAAGAAGCGTTTCGCATGGAATCCGCATGCTGAACATCGGGATTTTAGT ACCGTCGGTGCATTTGTGATGTCGAACGCGAATGACCCTCCCC AGCGTTTCAGATATGTCTCGCTAATGATGCCCATGGCAGCTTTTGGGACCAGTATCAGTCTACGATCCGGTCCAGTTACAAGGCCTTTTAGCGGGCTCGCGGCACCGGGAAGGGCACCGGTCCGTGCTTCCGCACCTGCTCCAGTTCGTAAAGAGTTCCCCGAAACGTGGCTATGGCAAACGATCGCTCCAGCAAG CTTCAGTGGAGAGAAGACGCTGCAGAAGAAGGTCCCCGATACGATCACGTCCTGGATCATTACTGGCTTTTCGGTGAATCCAATCTACGGGCTGGGCCTTACGCAGCAGCCTCGCAAGCTGAACGTGTTCCTGCCATTCTTCGTCTCAACGAACCTGCCGTACTCGGTCAAGCGGGGCGAGGTGGTCGCCATTCCGATCGTTGTGTTTAACTACATGGAGGATGATCAGACGGCCGAAGTGGTGCTGCACAACGATGAGCAGGAGTTTGATTTTGCTGACGTGGAGAATGAAGTTGTTGAGTCGAACA AAGTTGAACTGTTCCGTCAGAAGCGACTGGACATTGCCTCAAACACCGGCAAATCGGTCTCGTTCATGGTGAAACCGAAGAAGCTTGGCCACATCACGATCAAGGTAACGGCGAAAACGAAGATCGCCGGTGATGCGGTTGAGCGTCAGCTGCTGGTCGAACCGGAAGGTCTGCCCCAGTTCATCAACAAGGCCGCCTTTATTGATCTGCGCGCAGCACCAGAACTGACCAAGACGTTCGAGGTGGAAATCCCCAAGAACGCTGTCCCAGACTCGACCCGCATTGAGGTGGCCGTGATTGGCGATGTGATGGGCTCGACCATACAGAACCTGGACTCGCTGATCCGCATGCCGTACGGTTGCGGCGAGCAGAACATGCTCAACTTTGTGCCGAACATTGTCGTGCTGGACTACCTGAAGGCAACCAACAAGCTGACGGCCAACATCGAGGCCAAGGCGAAGAAGTTCATGGAGGCGGGCTATCAGCGGGAGCTGAGCTACAAGCACCGTGACGGTTCGTTCAGTGCGTTCGGTGAGAACGATAAGAGCGGCAGCACCTGGCTGACGGCGTTCGTTGCGCGATCGTTCAAGCAGGCGGCCAATCACATCACGATCGATGAGGGCGTGATCGACAAATCGCTGGAATGGTTGAGCGATCATCAGGCACCGAACGGTAGCTTCCCGGAGGTGGGTGTCGTATCGCACAAGGACATGCAGGGCGGATCCGGCTCGGGTGTCGCCCTTACCGCGTACACACTGATCGCTTTCCTGGAGAACATTAACCTGGTGGATAAGTACAAGAACACGATCAACAAGGCGATCGACTACGTGTACCGCAACACGGAATCGCTGGACGATACGTACGCGCTGGCACTGGCAGCGTACGCACTCCAGCTTGCCGATCACTCGTCGAAGGGGCTCATCCTGAGCAAGCTGGACACGAAGGCAACGACCGACAGTGATTCGAAGTGGTGGCACAAACCGATCCCCGAGACGGAACAGAAGAACCCGTGGTACAGCCGACCCAACTCGGTGAACGTCGAGATGAGTGCGTACGGTATGTTGGCCTTCCTGGAGGCTGGTCTCGACACGGACGCCCTGCCGATCATGAAGTGGCTGATTGGGCAGCGTAACGACAAGGGTGGCTTCCAGTCGACGCAGGACACGGTCGTGGGGCTGCAGGCACTCGCCAAGCTGGCCGCCAAGATCACATCGCCCAACAATGACGTCACGCTGACGGCAAAGATCAATGAAAATCAGGAAAAGCGCATGACGGTAAACGCGGAGAATGGTATGATCCTGCAGAAGTTTGAGCTACCGTCGGCTGCCCGCAACATCGAGATTCAGGCCACGGGCAGCGGCTTTGCCGTGGTGCAGCTGTCCTACAAGTACAACATGAACGTGACCGGCGAGTGGCCACGGTTTGTGCTCGATCCGCAGGTGAACGCGAACACCAATCCGGACTATCTGCATCTGTCGGTGTGTGCGAGCTTTGTACCGTCGGCCGGACAGAACGTGTCGAACATGGCTGTGATGGAGGTGGGCTTCCCGAGCGGGTTTACCGCGGACTCGGATACGCTGCCGTCGTTGGAAAATATGCCATTCATTAAG AAAGTGGAAACTAAGGACGGTGACACGACGGTAGTGCTGTACTTCGACAGCTTGGATCAGCGCGAGCTCTGTCCAACGATCTCCGCCTTCCGGACGCACAAGGTAGCCAAGCAGAAGCCGGCACCGGTTGTAATCTACGATTATTATGACAATT cTCGTATCGCCCGTCAGTTCTACGACGGACCGAAGGCCTCCCTGTGCGACATCTGCGAAAACGAGGACTGCGGCGAGGCGTGCAGCATCCGATCGCAGAAGCAACGCTCGTCGGACAGTCCCAGCCGCCAGCCGACGGTGGAAGGCACCATGCAGAGCGGCAGTCAAACGGTGCGCGTCAGCTTTTTCACATTCCTCCTGGCAACGCTGCTAGTGCGGATGTTCCACTAG
- the LOC120904963 gene encoding CD109 antigen-like isoform X12 — protein MRRSTMFASKKDPAIRILSTSSSSLLAVCLVLSVVLVPAVQCEGHYSIVGAKLLRPNSEYHVAVTNQDVSEPIRFSLAITDASSVIAKQEITLNTGETRLVPFAIGDISESSYKLVAEGLSGLTFKNETDLEYQQKSFSVFVQTDKSIYKPGDTVRFRVLVLDPNTKPLQKADNISVHINDAKANRIKQWKEGKLVKGVFESELTLSTAPVLGAWTINVEVLGSKHNKVFEVDEYVLPKFEVTVESPGITTFKDGKVKAIIRSKYTYGKPVKGEATVSVSPEFQFHYVQPFAKDVITRKVIPIDGKGSVEFDLREDIHLEGDYSRNIVIEAVVEEELTGRKQNASAKVMIYDRRYKMELVKSDDNFKPGLPYTAWLKVSYQDGAPVQDQTNPVEVKQSSFESTTSVQNYTLDQNGMAKLEINTEVNSSYINVVGVYLGQEFYLHGISKAESDVDSYIRAQVLTEMPLVGKDVLVEVTSTSPMKYFTYQLLGRGDVLLSNTIAVPESKTQSFKFPATFAMVPRAKLVVYYIAPNGDMVSDSKVITFDSELQNFMKVSLSKEQSKPGQDVEISISTNPDSYVGLLGVDQSVLLLKSGNDITKQQVFSELEKYEERSYGFYRRKKRFAWNPHAEHRDFSTVGAFVMSNANDPPLPPIVLMPMAAMGYTVTSAVVKRPFSRPRVLAPAPVRKEFPETWLWQTISSFSGEKTLQKKVPDTITSWIITGFSVNPIYGLGLTQQPRKLNVFLPFFVSTNLPYSVKRGEVVAIPIVVFNYMEDDQTAEVVLHNDEQEFDFADVENEVVESNKVELFRQKRLDIASNTGKSVSFMVKPKKLGHITIKVTAKTKIAGDAVERQLLVEPEGLPQFINKAAFIDLRAAPELTKTFEVEIPKNAVPDSTRIEVAVIGDVMGSTIQNLDSLIRMPYGCGEQNMLNFVPNIVVLDYLKATNKLTANIEAKAKKFMEAGYQRELSYKHRDGSFSAFGENDKSGSTWLTAFVARSFKQAANHITIDEGVIDKSLEWLSDHQAPNGSFPEVGVVSHKDMQGGSGSGVALTAYTLIAFLENINLVDKYKNTINKAIDYVYRNTESLDDTYALALAAYALQLADHSSKGLILSKLDTKATTDSDSKWWHKPIPETEQKNPWYSRPNSVNVEMSAYGMLAFLEAGLDTDALPIMKWLIGQRNDKGGFQSTQDTVVGLQALAKLAAKITSPNNDVTLTAKINENQEKRMTVNAENGMILQKFELPSAARNIEIQATGSGFAVVQLSYKYNMNVTGEWPRFVLDPQVNANTNPDYLHLSVCASFVPSAGQNVSNMAVMEVGFPSGFTADSDTLPSLENMPFIKKVETKDGDTTVVLYFDSLDQRELCPTISAFRTHKVAKQKPAPVVIYDYYDNSRIARQFYDGPKASLCDICENEDCGEACSIRSQKQRSSDSPSRQPTVEGTMQSGSQTVRVSFFTFLLATLLVRMFH, from the exons GGATGCAAGCAGCGTGATCGCCAAACAGGAGATTACGCTGAACACCGGTGAAACGCGGCTCGTACCGTTCGCT ATTGGTGATATTTCCGAGTCGTCGTACAAGCTGGTCGCCGAAGGGTTATCGGGCCTAACCTTTAAGAACGAAACCGATTTGGAGTATCAGCAGAAGAGCTTCTCGGTATTTGTGCAAACGGACAAATCCATCTACAAGCCGGGCGATACGGTGCGGTTCCGTGTGCTGGTACTCGACCCGAACACCAAACCCCTCCAGAAGGCGGACAACATTAGCGTGCACATTAACGACGCTAAAGCGAACCGCATCAAGCAGTGGAAGGAGGGCAAGCTGGTGAAGGGTGTGTTCGAGTCGGAGCTGACCCTCTCGACCGCCCCGGTGCTGGGCGCGTGGACCATCAACGTGGAAGTGCTGGGATCG AAACACAACAAAGTTTTTGAGGTGGATGAGTATGTGTTGCCGAAGTTTGAGGTTACGGTTGAGTCGCCCGGCATCACCACGTTCAAGGATGGTAAGGTGAAGGCGATCATTCGCTCGAAGTACACGTACGGCAAGCCGGTGAAGGGTGAGGCAACCGTGTCGGTCAGTCCCGAGTTCCAGTTCCATTACGTGCAGCCGTTCGCTAAGGATGTGATCACGCGCAAGGTGATCCCGATCGATGGCAAGGGTTCGGTTGAGTTCGATCTGCGCGAGGATATCCATCTGGAGGGTGATTACTCGCGTAACATCGTCATTGAGGCGGTGGTGGAGGAAGAGCTAACTGGACGGAAACAGAACGCCTCCGCCAAGGTGATGATCTACGATCGTCGCTACAAGATGGAGCTGGTAAAGTCGGACGATAACTTCAAGCCTGGGCTGCCGTACACGGCGTGGCTGAAGGTGTCCTACCAGGATGGTGCGCCAGTGCAGGACCAAACGAATCCGGTCGAAGTAAAGCAGTCTTCGTTCGAAAGCACCACATCGGTGCAGAACTACACGCTCGATCAGAACGGTATGGCAAAGCTAGAGATCAACACCGAGGTGAACAGCTCGTACATCAACGTGGTCGGTGTGTATCTGGGCCAGGAGTTTTATCTGCACGGCATTTCGAAGGCCGAATCGGACGTGGATTCGTACATTCGCGCTCAGGTGCTGACGGAGATGCCGCTGGTCGGTAAGGATGTGCTGGTGGAGGTGACCTCGACCAGCCCGATGAAGTACTTCACCTACCAGCTGCTCGGACGAGGAGATGTGCTGCTGAGTAATACGATCGCTGTGCCGGAAAGCAAAACGCAGTCGTTCAAATTCCCCGCCACCTTTGCGATGGTACCGAGGGCCAAGCTGGTTGTATACTATATTGCCCCGAACGGGGATATGGTCAGCGACAGCAAGGTGATCACCTTTGACAGTGAGCTGCAAAACTTT ATGAAAGTAAGCCTCTCGAAGGAGCAGTCGAAACCGGGTCAGGATGTGGAgatcagcatcagcaccaATCCGGACTCGTACGTCGGACTGCTCGGTGTCGATCAGAGCGTGCTGCTGCTCAAGAGCGGTAACGATATTACCAAGCAGCAGGTGTTTAGCGAGCTGGAGAAGTACGAGGAGCGCTCGTACGGGTTCTATCGCAGGAAGAAGCGTTTCGCATGGAATCCGCATGCTGAACATCGGGATTTTAGT ACCGTCGGTGCATTTGTGATGTCGAACGCGAATGACCCTCCCC TCCCCCCAATCGTGCTGATGCCGATGGCAGCTATGGGATATACTGTAACATCTGCCGTTGTAAAAAGGCCTTTCAGTAGGCCTCGCGTTTTAGCACCTGCTCCAGTTCGTAAAGAGTTCCCCGAAACCTGGCTGTGGCAAACGATCTCAAG CTTCAGTGGAGAGAAGACGCTGCAGAAGAAGGTCCCCGATACGATCACGTCCTGGATCATTACTGGCTTTTCGGTGAATCCAATCTACGGGCTGGGCCTTACGCAGCAGCCTCGCAAGCTGAACGTGTTCCTGCCATTCTTCGTCTCAACGAACCTGCCGTACTCGGTCAAGCGGGGCGAGGTGGTCGCCATTCCGATCGTTGTGTTTAACTACATGGAGGATGATCAGACGGCCGAAGTGGTGCTGCACAACGATGAGCAGGAGTTTGATTTTGCTGACGTGGAGAATGAAGTTGTTGAGTCGAACA AAGTTGAACTGTTCCGTCAGAAGCGACTGGACATTGCCTCAAACACCGGCAAATCGGTCTCGTTCATGGTGAAACCGAAGAAGCTTGGCCACATCACGATCAAGGTAACGGCGAAAACGAAGATCGCCGGTGATGCGGTTGAGCGTCAGCTGCTGGTCGAACCGGAAGGTCTGCCCCAGTTCATCAACAAGGCCGCCTTTATTGATCTGCGCGCAGCACCAGAACTGACCAAGACGTTCGAGGTGGAAATCCCCAAGAACGCTGTCCCAGACTCGACCCGCATTGAGGTGGCCGTGATTGGCGATGTGATGGGCTCGACCATACAGAACCTGGACTCGCTGATCCGCATGCCGTACGGTTGCGGCGAGCAGAACATGCTCAACTTTGTGCCGAACATTGTCGTGCTGGACTACCTGAAGGCAACCAACAAGCTGACGGCCAACATCGAGGCCAAGGCGAAGAAGTTCATGGAGGCGGGCTATCAGCGGGAGCTGAGCTACAAGCACCGTGACGGTTCGTTCAGTGCGTTCGGTGAGAACGATAAGAGCGGCAGCACCTGGCTGACGGCGTTCGTTGCGCGATCGTTCAAGCAGGCGGCCAATCACATCACGATCGATGAGGGCGTGATCGACAAATCGCTGGAATGGTTGAGCGATCATCAGGCACCGAACGGTAGCTTCCCGGAGGTGGGTGTCGTATCGCACAAGGACATGCAGGGCGGATCCGGCTCGGGTGTCGCCCTTACCGCGTACACACTGATCGCTTTCCTGGAGAACATTAACCTGGTGGATAAGTACAAGAACACGATCAACAAGGCGATCGACTACGTGTACCGCAACACGGAATCGCTGGACGATACGTACGCGCTGGCACTGGCAGCGTACGCACTCCAGCTTGCCGATCACTCGTCGAAGGGGCTCATCCTGAGCAAGCTGGACACGAAGGCAACGACCGACAGTGATTCGAAGTGGTGGCACAAACCGATCCCCGAGACGGAACAGAAGAACCCGTGGTACAGCCGACCCAACTCGGTGAACGTCGAGATGAGTGCGTACGGTATGTTGGCCTTCCTGGAGGCTGGTCTCGACACGGACGCCCTGCCGATCATGAAGTGGCTGATTGGGCAGCGTAACGACAAGGGTGGCTTCCAGTCGACGCAGGACACGGTCGTGGGGCTGCAGGCACTCGCCAAGCTGGCCGCCAAGATCACATCGCCCAACAATGACGTCACGCTGACGGCAAAGATCAATGAAAATCAGGAAAAGCGCATGACGGTAAACGCGGAGAATGGTATGATCCTGCAGAAGTTTGAGCTACCGTCGGCTGCCCGCAACATCGAGATTCAGGCCACGGGCAGCGGCTTTGCCGTGGTGCAGCTGTCCTACAAGTACAACATGAACGTGACCGGCGAGTGGCCACGGTTTGTGCTCGATCCGCAGGTGAACGCGAACACCAATCCGGACTATCTGCATCTGTCGGTGTGTGCGAGCTTTGTACCGTCGGCCGGACAGAACGTGTCGAACATGGCTGTGATGGAGGTGGGCTTCCCGAGCGGGTTTACCGCGGACTCGGATACGCTGCCGTCGTTGGAAAATATGCCATTCATTAAG AAAGTGGAAACTAAGGACGGTGACACGACGGTAGTGCTGTACTTCGACAGCTTGGATCAGCGCGAGCTCTGTCCAACGATCTCCGCCTTCCGGACGCACAAGGTAGCCAAGCAGAAGCCGGCACCGGTTGTAATCTACGATTATTATGACAATT cTCGTATCGCCCGTCAGTTCTACGACGGACCGAAGGCCTCCCTGTGCGACATCTGCGAAAACGAGGACTGCGGCGAGGCGTGCAGCATCCGATCGCAGAAGCAACGCTCGTCGGACAGTCCCAGCCGCCAGCCGACGGTGGAAGGCACCATGCAGAGCGGCAGTCAAACGGTGCGCGTCAGCTTTTTCACATTCCTCCTGGCAACGCTGCTAGTGCGGATGTTCCACTAG